The DNA sequence ACGTTGGGATACTCCTTCCCCCTGAGATTTCATTGCACGTGGAAGCTCAGAGTTGCGCTCCACAAAGCACCGTTTTGGTAACAAGAGGCTGAGATGTGCATGTCACCGGTGGTTCCGGTCGACGTGTTGAACAGATTACGAATGAACTCAGAGACGGTTATCATATTGAGGGCCTTGAGGAAGTTCGGGTTATCCGTGATCGGCAGACTAGTAAGAGTGATACTACCTTTTCGGAATTTATGGATGTCCTGACGGTTTGTAGAAATATCCCGACAGCTCGGCTTTCTCCGATTCCGAGACCTCAATTCTTCGCGCGCTTTTGTTGAGCGCAACTTTCCGTCCGTTTACTTCTACGGTCCAAGCGCTGGTCGGGATGACCGTGGAACCAAAGTCCGCATCGCATATAGCCGGGAGAGAGAGGATCGTGCTCGCGCCAGAGCTGAGGGGGATTGGACTTGCAAGAACGTGGGTAGTATATTACACGCTGCTGGGAAACGCAGCTAATATCTCTATACAGTGTGCGATCGTCAATTACTCTACACGCTCAAAATGTTTCCGGTGTCAAGCCCCCCGACCTGGTATGTATCTTCGCCCCACCGTCCATCATTATCTTACTAACGAGCACAAGAACCCGGTCCCACGGGGCCTCCTGGAATCGCTGCTCCCAAGGTCGAGAATAGTGGTGACAATGATGCTGCTCCTGAAAACCAGCCCTCCCAGTTTCTCTTGTTCCGAGGACTCGAACCCACCGTCACAGAAGAGCTTCTTGCCAAAGGAGTCGCTAAACTATACCGGCCAGCTCCTAGTAATTCTGAGAATGCATCAGGAAATCAGAAGAAGGGGGCTAAAGTGGCTTCCACTACGGGCGATTCCAACCTGGGAGCTCGGGACGGGTCTATCCGCCGCGTTCTGCTAGTAAGAGATCGCAAGAGCAACGAAAGCTGGCGTTATGGATTTGCGGAATTTGCAACTATACAGGTAAGGAACACATCCTTAATTTTCGGAAATCCGTTCTTACCGTGCTTTTCAGGATGCTCAAGCGGCCGTTACACGTCTGAACTCGTTCGAGAAGTTCACCATATCATCAAGGCCAGTGCTTGTGAGCTACATTCACGCTGGTGTATTTGTTCCCGTGATCAATCCCTCGGCGCGGACGGAGAGGTTCACCTTCAGTCCTCTCAATAACCCATCCTTAAAGCTTATGTActgggatgaggaggctTACGTTACAGAGCTCACAGTGTCGACTGGCGAGAGTGACAACAACCAAATGCTGTTGAAGAACGACCAGCACGATCAATCAGAAAATCAGGGAAAGACTCAGAAAGACACGGACAAAActaagaagaggaaagcagACAACCCGGCCGGCGCTGGCGCCAAGAAGCTTGCGATGCCATCACATCTGCAATTCTGGAGCAATCGGCATGCCGAGCTCCATGGCAttccgaagaagaacccaGATGATGTCGGAATCAGCTCTGATCAAGGAGCACCGTCCACGGATCCTGGCGCTCCACCAGCCCAATCCTATGCGGATCCCAACCGGAACTGCTGTTATCTCTGCATGCGCCAATTCAAG is a window from the Aspergillus oryzae RIB40 DNA, chromosome 6 genome containing:
- a CDS encoding putative G-patch domain protein (predicted protein) — encoded protein: MCMSPVVPVDVLNRLRMNSETVIILRALRKFGLSVIGRLKYPDSSAFSDSETSILRALLLSATFRPFTSTVQALVGMTVEPKSASHIAGRERIVLAPELRGIGLARTWVVYYTLLGNAANISIQCAIVNYSTRSKCFRCQAPRPEPGPTGPPGIAAPKVENSGDNDAAPENQPSQFLLFRGLEPTVTEELLAKGVAKLYRPAPSNSENASGNQKKGAKVASTTGDSNLGARDGSIRRVLLVRDRKSNESWRYGFAEFATIQDAQAAVTRLNSFEKFTISSRPVLVSYIHAGVFVPVINPSARTERFTFSPLNNPSLKLMYWDEEAYVTELTVSTGESDNNQMLLKNDQHDQSENQGKTQKDTDKTKKRKADNPAGAGAKKLAMPSHLQFWSNRHAELHGIPKKNPDDVGISSDQGAPSTDPGAPPAQSYADPNRNCCYLCMRQFKSSAEVNRHERLSQLHQSNLQNEELTSKAMGKLIKHGIAQQTPEYRDRARERRQAFGSSKAPVKKSAPPPKEEEEPPVESTSKGASLLSKMGWSAGTGLGAQGTGMTAPIATEVYAQGVGLGAQGGKLGDAVEEAGRNTRARYDEFLEKTRQTARERYEQMER